From a single Oryzias melastigma strain HK-1 unplaced genomic scaffold, ASM292280v2 sc00381, whole genome shotgun sequence genomic region:
- the LOC112138234 gene encoding gastrula zinc finger protein XlCGF57.1-like codes for MSEGRCDSDVRKKVKMKTSVEKQKQSTKEKRRSSAGSGKRTRIPHDVEFYMRTKSDERPYVCKECDTSFSQVVNLKTHMGTHIGEKRFSCKECDKRFSYKSYLKRHMQIHTGEKPFSCKECDKSFSTISSLKSHMRTHTGEKPFLCEQCDSSFSQKSSLKVHMRIHTGERPFLCEQCDLSFSQKSSLQVHMGTHTGEKPFSCKECDKSFSTISSLKTHMRTHTGEKPFLCEQCDSSFSQKSSLQVHMRIHTGERPFLCEQCDSSFSQKSSLQVHMGTHPGEKPFSCKECDKSFSLVSHLKAHMRTHTGEKPFLCKKCDKSFSRKCHLKSHIRTHTGEKPFTCKECDRSFSHAVSLRIHMRTHTGEKPFTCKECDKSFSQIFNLKSHMRIHTGEKPFSCKECDESFSYGCSLKKHMRIHTGERPFLC; via the coding sequence atgtcagaaggtCGGTGTGACTCTGATGTCAGAAAAAAGGTCAAGATGAAAACTTCTgttgagaaacaaaaacaatccacaaaagaaaagagacgtTCCTCTGCAGGGTctggaaaaagaacaagaattcCACACGATGTGGAATTCTACATGAGAACTAAGTCTGATGAACGACCTTAtgtctgtaaagaatgtgacacaAGTTTTAGTCAAGTAGtcaatctcaaaacacacatgggAACTCATATAGGAGAAAAgcgtttttcttgtaaagaatgtgataaaaggtTTAGTTATAAATCttatctcaaaagacacatgcaaattcatacaggagagaagcctttttcatgcaaagaatgtgataaaagttttagcacAATATCTAGTCTTAAATCAcatatgagaactcatacaggagagaagccttttttgtgtgaacaaTGTGATTCAAGTTTTAGTCAGAAATCAAGTCTCAAAGTACATATgagaattcatacaggagagaggccttttttgtgtgaacaaTGTGATTTAAGTTTTAGTCAGAAATCAAGTCTCCAAGTACATATgggaactcatacaggagagaagcctttttcatgtaaagaatgtgataaaagttttagcacAATATCTAgtcttaaaacacacatgagaactcatacaggagagaagccttttttgtgtgaacaaTGTGATTCAAGTTTTAGTCAGAAATCAAGTCTCCAAGTACATATgagaattcatacaggagaaaggccttttttgtgtgaacaaTGTGATTCAAGTTTTAGTCAGAAATCAAGTCTCCAAGTACATATGGGAACTCAtccaggagagaagcctttttcatgtaaagaatgtgataaaagttttagtctggTATCTCATCTCAAAGCACatatgagaactcacacaggagagaagccttttttgtgtaaaaaatgtgacaaaagttttagtcgaaAATGTCATCTCAAATCACACAttagaactcatacaggagagaagccttttacctgtaaagaatgtgacagaagttttagtcatgCAGTTTCTCTCAGaatacacatgagaactcatacaggagagaagccgtttacatgtaaagaatgtgacaaaagttttagtcaaatatttaatctcaaatcacacatgagaatccatacaggagagaagcctttttcgtgtaaagaatgtgatgaAAGTTTTAGTTATGGATGTTCTCTCAAAAAACACATGCGAATCCATACAGGAGAACGGCCTTTTTTGTGTTAA